Proteins from one Embleya scabrispora genomic window:
- the cobM gene encoding precorrin-4 C(11)-methyltransferase translates to MTVHFIGAGPGAADLITVRGLRIIAASPVCLYAGALVPRELVEAAPPGARLVDTAGLNLDQIVEELRAAHAAGHDVARLQSGDTSFFSAVAEQQRRLDALGIPWDITPGVPAFAAAAAAMGRELTLPTVGQTVILTRVAGNATAMPPGEDLATLGRSGALLVLHLAVGQVERVVAELTPLYGSDCPVAVVARASRPDELIVRGELADLVSLVRDNGIRAVAVIMVGRVLGEPGFCDSHLYSEARDRAAASQPAG, encoded by the coding sequence ATGACCGTGCACTTCATCGGCGCCGGCCCCGGCGCGGCCGACCTGATCACGGTGCGCGGGCTGCGCATCATCGCCGCGTCGCCGGTGTGCCTGTACGCGGGCGCACTCGTCCCGCGCGAACTGGTCGAGGCGGCACCGCCCGGCGCCCGCCTCGTGGACACCGCCGGGCTGAACCTGGATCAGATCGTCGAGGAACTGCGGGCGGCGCACGCCGCCGGGCACGACGTGGCCCGCCTCCAGTCGGGGGACACCTCGTTCTTCAGCGCGGTGGCCGAGCAGCAGCGCCGGCTCGACGCGCTCGGCATCCCGTGGGACATCACCCCCGGCGTACCGGCGTTCGCCGCCGCGGCGGCGGCCATGGGCCGGGAGTTGACGCTGCCGACGGTGGGTCAGACGGTGATCCTGACCCGGGTCGCGGGCAACGCGACGGCGATGCCGCCCGGTGAGGACCTGGCCACCCTCGGCCGCTCCGGCGCCCTCCTCGTGCTGCATCTGGCGGTGGGTCAGGTGGAGCGCGTGGTGGCCGAGTTGACCCCGCTGTACGGCTCGGACTGCCCGGTCGCGGTGGTGGCCCGCGCGTCGCGGCCCGACGAGTTGATCGTGCGCGGCGAACTGGCCGATCTGGTGTCGCTGGTGCGCGACAACGGGATCAGGGCGGTGGCGGTCATCATGGTCGGCCGGGTGCTGGGCGAGCCGGGGTTTTGCGACAGCCACCTGTACAGCGAGGCGCGGGACCGGGCGGCCGCGTCGCAGCCGGCCGGATGA
- the cbiE gene encoding precorrin-6y C5,15-methyltransferase (decarboxylating) subunit CbiE — MAEREAGSGPAAASPQARPVSVVGIGDDGWAGLSEAARALVREAEVLVGGARHLAMARTTGAERVAWPSPFRVDFVAHLAASRRVCVLASGDPMFHGVGATLVATLGADRVTVVPVASSASLACARLGWSTQTVALVSAVGRPLDTLTAELAADRRVLVLSADGLTPGRAAALLVARGFGTSEVTVLEHLGGPAESVWRGTADALAAAPERRFADLNVVAVVCGPGPGLSRLAGLPDDVYAHDGQLTKREIRAVTLAGLGPRPGELLWDVGAGSGSIGIEWMRAHPSCRAIGFEARADRAERAEANAVALGVPGLRIVRGRAPDVLPEGETPDAVFVGGGLTVPGVVERCWSALRPGGRLVANAVVAETEAELVRHRASYGGELTRLQITRATPVGRFTGWRPAMPVTQWVVVKPAGPEPGVTHP; from the coding sequence ATGGCTGAGCGGGAAGCCGGATCCGGGCCTGCGGCGGCATCGCCGCAGGCCCGGCCGGTGTCCGTGGTCGGGATCGGGGACGACGGCTGGGCCGGACTGTCCGAAGCGGCCCGGGCTTTGGTGCGCGAGGCCGAGGTGTTGGTCGGCGGGGCGCGGCACTTGGCGATGGCGCGCACCACCGGGGCCGAACGGGTCGCGTGGCCGTCGCCGTTCCGGGTGGACTTCGTGGCCCACCTGGCGGCGTCCCGGCGGGTGTGCGTACTGGCCAGCGGCGATCCGATGTTCCACGGCGTCGGGGCCACGCTGGTGGCGACGTTGGGCGCCGATCGGGTCACGGTGGTGCCGGTGGCCTCGTCGGCGTCGTTGGCATGTGCGCGGCTCGGCTGGTCGACGCAGACCGTTGCGCTGGTCAGCGCGGTGGGCCGACCGCTGGATACCTTGACGGCCGAACTGGCCGCGGATCGGCGGGTGTTGGTGCTGAGCGCGGATGGGCTGACGCCCGGGCGGGCGGCGGCGCTGCTGGTGGCGCGCGGCTTCGGCACGAGCGAGGTCACCGTGCTGGAACACCTGGGCGGCCCGGCCGAGTCGGTGTGGCGCGGCACCGCCGACGCGCTCGCGGCGGCCCCGGAGCGGCGGTTCGCGGACCTGAACGTGGTTGCCGTCGTGTGCGGGCCTGGGCCGGGACTGAGCCGGCTGGCCGGTCTGCCGGACGACGTCTACGCACACGACGGGCAGTTGACCAAGCGCGAGATCCGGGCGGTCACCCTGGCCGGGCTCGGGCCGCGCCCCGGGGAACTGCTCTGGGACGTCGGCGCGGGCAGCGGCAGCATCGGGATCGAGTGGATGCGCGCACATCCGTCGTGCCGGGCGATCGGTTTCGAGGCGCGTGCGGACCGCGCCGAGCGGGCCGAGGCCAACGCGGTCGCGCTCGGCGTCCCGGGCCTGCGGATCGTGCGCGGCCGGGCGCCGGACGTGCTCCCGGAGGGTGAGACCCCGGATGCCGTCTTCGTCGGCGGCGGGCTGACCGTGCCGGGCGTGGTGGAACGTTGTTGGTCCGCGCTGCGTCCGGGGGGCCGGTTGGTCGCCAATGCCGTGGTCGCCGAGACCGAGGCCGAACTTGTCCGCCACCGGGCCTCGTACGGCGGGGAGTTGACCCGACTCCAGATCACCAGGGCCACCCCGGTGGGCCGTTTCACCGGATGGCGACCGGCGATGCCGGTCACCCAATGGGTGGTCGTCAAGCCGGCCGGCCCCGAACCAGGAGTAACCCACCCATGA
- the cobN gene encoding cobaltochelatase subunit CobN, with the protein MILLLSTSDTDLLSAKASEGDWRLANPSRVDVADLPALLDGTDLVVVRLLGGRRAWEAGLDALLAGPRPVVVVSGELAADAALMELATVPAGVSAQAHAYLAQGGPANLTQLHRFLSDTLLLTGFGFEPPVEVPSWGRLDRTASGGDGPAVGVLYYRAHHLAGNTAFVADLCTAIENAGGRPVPIWCASLRGADESLFAALGELDALLVTVLAAGGAGGAKPAEVSAGGDDEQWDVGALAGLDITILQALNLTTSRAEWEAGDAGLSPLDAATQVAVPEFDGRLITVPFSFKETGADGLTHYAADPERAARVAGIAVRHALLRHVPATERRVGVVLSAYPTKHSRIGNAVGLDTPASAVALLRAMRAAGYDVGALDGADALPGLEPPDGDKLIHALIAAGGQDPEWLTEGQLEGNPVRISAAAYRERYATLPLGLRANIEEHWGPPPGELYVDHSRDPEGEIVLAALRAGNVILIIQPPRGFGENPVAIYHDPDLPPSHHYLAAYWWLDAPAGRGGFGAHALVHLGKHGTLEWLPGKNLGLSSECGPDAVLGDLPLVYPFLVNDPGEGAQAKRRAHAIIVDHLVPPMARAETYGDLTRLEQLLDEYANVQALDPAKGPALQSQIWTLIQATKLDHDLGITDRPHEAEFDDLILHLDGWLCEVKDAQIREGLHILGSAPTGEGRINLVTAMLRARQVWGGRAAALPGLRESLGLVEGGSATRTETDDAEDRAHRLVAAMEAADWDPTRAATVTAEVLGGASPAVAEVLAFAATEIVPRLDRTGDEIGAVLHALEGGYVAAGPSGSPLRGLVNVLPTGRNFYTVDPKAIPSRLAWETGQALADSLLARYRADNDGNWPRSVGLSVWGTSAMRTSGDDIAEVLALLGVRPIWDDASRRVTGIETIPPAELGRPRVDVTVRISGFFRDAFPHVVLLLDDAVRLAAEADEPDEDNYVRAHVRADVARHGDARRATTRVFGSRPGAYGAGLLPLIDARTWRDDADLAEVYATWGGYAYGRGLDGVFAREDMEDAYRRIAVAAKNTDTREHDIADSDDYFQYHGGMVAAVRALTGTAPAAYIGDSTMPDAVRTRTLQQETARVFRARVVNPRWIEAMRKHGYKGAFELAATVDYLFGYDATTGVVADWMYEKLAGEYVLDETNREFMRTSNPWALRGIAERLLEAADRGMWEKPEAATLDGLREVYLDVEGDLEGGEDAGDG; encoded by the coding sequence GTGATCCTCCTTCTCTCCACCTCCGACACCGACCTGCTCAGCGCCAAGGCGAGCGAGGGCGACTGGCGCCTGGCCAACCCCTCCCGGGTCGACGTGGCCGACCTGCCCGCGCTCCTCGACGGCACCGACCTCGTCGTGGTCCGCCTGCTCGGCGGCCGGCGCGCGTGGGAGGCGGGCCTGGACGCGCTGCTCGCCGGCCCGCGCCCGGTGGTCGTGGTCAGCGGCGAACTCGCCGCCGACGCGGCGCTGATGGAACTGGCCACGGTGCCCGCCGGGGTGAGTGCGCAGGCGCACGCCTACCTCGCCCAGGGCGGCCCCGCCAACCTGACCCAGCTCCACCGCTTCCTGTCCGACACGCTGCTGCTCACCGGCTTCGGCTTCGAGCCGCCCGTCGAGGTGCCCTCCTGGGGGCGGCTCGACCGCACGGCGTCCGGCGGCGACGGCCCGGCGGTGGGCGTGCTGTACTACCGCGCGCACCACCTGGCCGGGAACACCGCGTTCGTGGCCGACCTGTGCACGGCGATCGAGAACGCGGGCGGGCGGCCGGTACCGATCTGGTGCGCGTCGCTGCGCGGCGCCGACGAGTCGTTGTTCGCCGCGCTCGGCGAGTTGGACGCGCTCCTGGTGACCGTGCTGGCCGCGGGTGGTGCCGGTGGGGCCAAGCCCGCCGAGGTGTCCGCCGGCGGCGACGACGAGCAGTGGGACGTCGGGGCGCTGGCCGGACTCGACATCACCATCCTCCAGGCGCTCAACCTCACCACCAGTCGGGCCGAGTGGGAGGCCGGCGACGCGGGCCTGTCGCCGCTGGACGCGGCCACCCAGGTGGCGGTGCCGGAGTTCGACGGCCGGCTGATCACCGTCCCGTTCTCGTTCAAGGAGACCGGCGCGGACGGCCTCACCCACTACGCCGCCGACCCCGAACGGGCCGCCCGGGTGGCCGGGATCGCGGTACGACACGCCCTGCTCCGGCACGTACCGGCCACGGAGCGCCGAGTCGGCGTGGTGCTCTCCGCGTACCCGACCAAACACTCCCGGATCGGCAACGCCGTCGGCCTGGACACCCCCGCCTCGGCGGTCGCGCTGCTGCGCGCGATGCGCGCGGCCGGCTACGACGTCGGCGCGCTCGACGGCGCCGACGCGCTGCCCGGCCTGGAACCCCCGGACGGCGACAAGCTGATCCACGCGCTGATCGCGGCCGGCGGCCAGGATCCCGAGTGGTTGACGGAGGGTCAACTCGAAGGCAACCCGGTCCGGATCTCCGCCGCCGCCTACCGCGAGCGCTACGCGACCCTGCCGCTCGGGCTGCGCGCGAACATCGAGGAGCACTGGGGCCCGCCGCCCGGCGAGCTGTACGTGGACCACTCGCGCGATCCGGAGGGCGAGATCGTGCTCGCCGCGCTGCGCGCGGGCAACGTCATCCTGATCATCCAGCCGCCGCGCGGCTTCGGCGAGAACCCGGTCGCCATCTACCACGACCCGGACCTGCCGCCGAGCCACCACTACCTGGCCGCCTACTGGTGGCTGGACGCGCCCGCCGGGCGGGGCGGCTTCGGCGCGCACGCCCTCGTCCACCTCGGCAAGCACGGCACGTTGGAGTGGCTGCCGGGCAAGAACCTGGGGTTGTCCTCGGAGTGCGGTCCCGACGCGGTGCTGGGCGACCTGCCGCTGGTGTACCCGTTCCTGGTCAACGACCCGGGCGAGGGCGCCCAGGCCAAGCGGCGCGCACACGCGATCATCGTCGACCACCTGGTGCCGCCGATGGCGCGTGCCGAGACGTACGGCGACCTGACCCGCCTGGAGCAACTGCTCGACGAATACGCCAACGTGCAGGCGCTGGACCCGGCCAAGGGCCCGGCCCTGCAGAGCCAGATCTGGACGCTGATCCAGGCCACCAAGCTGGACCACGACCTCGGCATCACCGACCGCCCGCACGAGGCCGAGTTCGACGACCTGATCCTGCACCTGGACGGGTGGCTCTGCGAGGTCAAGGACGCGCAGATCCGCGAGGGCCTGCACATCCTGGGCAGCGCGCCCACCGGTGAGGGCCGGATCAACCTGGTCACCGCGATGTTGCGGGCGCGCCAGGTGTGGGGCGGACGGGCCGCCGCGCTGCCCGGGTTGCGCGAATCCCTCGGCCTGGTCGAGGGCGGCAGCGCCACGCGGACCGAGACCGACGACGCCGAGGACCGGGCACACCGACTGGTCGCGGCGATGGAGGCGGCCGACTGGGACCCGACCCGGGCCGCGACGGTCACCGCCGAGGTGCTGGGCGGCGCATCGCCCGCCGTCGCCGAGGTGTTGGCGTTCGCGGCGACCGAGATCGTGCCGCGCCTGGACCGCACCGGGGACGAGATCGGCGCGGTGCTGCACGCCCTGGAGGGCGGCTACGTCGCGGCCGGGCCCAGCGGTTCGCCGCTGCGCGGCCTGGTCAACGTGCTGCCGACCGGCCGCAACTTCTACACCGTGGACCCGAAGGCGATCCCCAGCCGACTGGCCTGGGAGACCGGACAGGCGCTCGCCGACTCGCTGTTGGCCCGCTACCGCGCCGACAACGACGGGAACTGGCCGCGCTCGGTGGGCCTTTCGGTCTGGGGCACCAGCGCGATGCGGACCAGCGGCGACGACATCGCCGAGGTGCTGGCGCTGCTGGGGGTGCGGCCGATCTGGGACGACGCGTCGCGCCGGGTGACCGGGATCGAGACGATCCCGCCCGCCGAACTGGGCCGCCCGCGCGTGGATGTGACGGTGCGCATCTCCGGCTTCTTCCGGGACGCCTTCCCGCACGTGGTGCTGCTGCTCGACGACGCGGTGCGGCTGGCCGCGGAGGCGGACGAGCCGGACGAGGACAACTACGTCCGGGCACACGTCCGGGCCGACGTCGCCCGGCACGGCGACGCGCGGCGCGCCACCACGCGCGTGTTCGGCTCGCGGCCGGGCGCGTACGGCGCGGGCCTGCTGCCGCTGATCGACGCCCGCACCTGGCGCGACGACGCGGACCTGGCCGAGGTGTACGCGACGTGGGGCGGGTACGCCTACGGGCGGGGCCTGGACGGGGTGTTCGCACGTGAGGACATGGAGGACGCGTACCGCAGGATCGCCGTCGCGGCCAAGAACACCGACACGCGCGAGCACGACATCGCCGACTCGGACGACTACTTCCAATATCACGGCGGCATGGTCGCGGCGGTACGCGCGCTGACCGGGACCGCGCCCGCCGCCTACATCGGCGACTCGACCATGCCCGACGCGGTCCGCACCCGCACCCTCCAGCAGGAGACCGCGCGGGTGTTCCGCGCCCGGGTGGTCAACCCGCGCTGGATCGAGGCGATGCGCAAGCACGGCTACAAGGGCGCGTTCGAGCTGGCGGCCACCGTGGACTACCTGTTCGGCTACGACGCCACCACCGGTGTGGTGGCGGACTGGATGTACGAGAAGCTCGCGGGCGAATACGTCCTGGACGAGACCAACCGGGAGTTCATGCGCACGTCCAACCCGTGGGCGCTGCGCGGGATCGCCGAGCGGCTGTTGGAGGCGGCCGACCGGGGCATGTGGGAGAAGCCGGAGGCGGCCACGCTCGACGGGCTGCGCGAGGTGTACCTGGATGTCGAGGGCGATCTCGAGGGCGGCGAGGACGCGGGGGATGGCTGA
- a CDS encoding threonine aldolase family protein yields the protein MAYIGNDEHAGRMRVIRACGRILSGVRPATVAERLARLDAYAHEHVDPDEWPDTYGDGGAVARLEARTAELLGTEAALLFPTGTMAQQVALRIHAGATGSDVVGIHPRAHPLTYERDAISVLSGLRPLVLTQGPGQITADDVRSSAERFGTLFYELPLRDHGFVLPAWDDLIAVVQAARDRHAALHLDGARLWESTTGLGHGLTDIVDLFDSVYVSYYKGLGASAGAALAGTAELIEEAHAWRHRYGGRPFQAWPMALEALAALTETLPRLATCVGHAATVAAGLARVRQTKVFPAVPHTHQFQVWLPYPAELLNRTSVEYAVERGVWLTGRWTEPALPGLSYTEITVAEPALEWTEDEVADEFGAFVERVRESG from the coding sequence ATGGCATACATCGGCAACGACGAGCACGCCGGCCGCATGCGCGTGATCCGTGCATGCGGCCGGATCCTGTCCGGGGTACGGCCCGCCACGGTCGCCGAGCGGCTGGCCCGGCTCGACGCCTACGCGCACGAGCACGTCGACCCCGACGAATGGCCGGACACCTACGGCGACGGCGGCGCGGTCGCCCGCCTGGAGGCCCGGACCGCCGAGCTGCTCGGCACCGAGGCGGCGCTGCTCTTCCCCACCGGCACGATGGCCCAGCAGGTCGCGCTGCGCATCCACGCCGGAGCCACGGGATCCGACGTGGTCGGCATCCACCCCCGCGCCCACCCGCTGACCTACGAGCGCGACGCGATCTCGGTCCTGTCCGGGCTCCGGCCACTCGTGCTCACCCAGGGGCCGGGGCAGATCACCGCCGACGACGTCCGAAGCAGCGCCGAGCGATTCGGCACGCTCTTCTACGAACTCCCGCTGCGCGACCACGGTTTCGTCCTGCCCGCCTGGGACGACCTGATCGCCGTCGTCCAGGCCGCCCGGGATCGGCACGCCGCGCTGCACCTGGACGGCGCCCGGCTGTGGGAGAGCACCACGGGGCTCGGGCACGGGCTGACCGATATCGTCGACCTGTTCGACTCGGTGTACGTGTCCTACTACAAGGGTCTCGGCGCGAGCGCCGGGGCGGCCCTCGCGGGCACCGCCGAGCTGATCGAGGAAGCGCACGCGTGGCGCCACCGCTACGGTGGGCGACCGTTCCAGGCGTGGCCGATGGCGCTGGAGGCGCTGGCCGCGCTCACCGAGACACTGCCCCGGCTGGCGACCTGCGTCGGGCATGCCGCGACGGTGGCGGCCGGCCTCGCCCGGGTGCGGCAGACGAAGGTGTTCCCGGCGGTCCCGCACACCCACCAGTTCCAGGTGTGGTTGCCGTACCCGGCCGAACTGCTCAACCGGACGAGCGTCGAGTACGCCGTCGAGCGTGGGGTGTGGCTCACCGGCCGCTGGACCGAGCCCGCGCTGCCGGGTCTGTCGTACACGGAGATCACCGTCGCCGAACCCGCCCTGGAGTGGACCGAGGACGAGGTCGCCGACGAGTTCGGCGCGTTCGTGGAGCGGGTCCGCGAGAGCGGCTGA
- a CDS encoding cold-shock protein: MATGTVKWFNAEKGFGFIQADDGGPDVFAHYSAIQSQGFRELTEGQKVSYDAVQGQKGPQAENITI; the protein is encoded by the coding sequence ATGGCTACTGGAACCGTGAAGTGGTTCAACGCGGAAAAGGGCTTCGGCTTCATCCAGGCGGACGACGGCGGCCCGGATGTCTTCGCGCACTACTCGGCGATCCAGTCCCAGGGCTTCCGTGAGCTGACCGAAGGTCAGAAGGTCAGCTACGACGCCGTGCAGGGCCAGAAGGGCCCGCAGGCGGAGAACATCACCATCTGA
- a CDS encoding CaiB/BaiF CoA transferase family protein, whose amino-acid sequence MFLPLTGVTVVSLEQAIAAPYATRQLADLGARVIKIERPGAGDFARAYDETVEGLSSHFVWANRGKESLTLDVKDERAPEILDRLLARADVFVQNLAPGAADRLGLGAAELRARFPRLIVCGISGYGTAGPYRDKKAYDLLVQCEAGLLSVTGTADEPAKAGIPIADIAAAMYAFTGLLTALYERQLTGEGSSFEVSMLDALGEWMGFPYYFATYGGTPPPRTGARHAAIAPYGPYRVGGGGQVFVGVQNDREWAALCERVLGQPELIEDPDFRTNSLRVAANKRLTALIEAAFADRTADEIVASLDAVGIANARMRTVAEFADHPQLAARDRLRTVDSPAGPLRALLPPVTVAGREPAMGPIPAVGEHTAAILQELGFTEPKAAHE is encoded by the coding sequence GTGTTCCTACCGCTCACGGGTGTCACCGTCGTCTCGCTCGAACAGGCCATCGCCGCGCCCTACGCCACGCGCCAACTGGCGGATCTCGGCGCCCGGGTGATCAAGATCGAGCGGCCCGGCGCGGGGGATTTCGCCCGGGCGTACGACGAGACCGTCGAGGGTTTGTCCAGCCACTTCGTCTGGGCCAATCGGGGGAAGGAAAGTCTGACGCTCGACGTGAAGGACGAGCGGGCGCCGGAGATTTTGGATCGACTGCTGGCCCGAGCCGATGTGTTCGTCCAGAACCTGGCACCGGGCGCGGCCGATCGGCTCGGGCTCGGCGCGGCCGAATTGCGGGCCAGATTTCCCCGGCTGATCGTTTGTGGAATATCGGGTTATGGGACCGCGGGACCCTATCGGGACAAGAAGGCGTACGACCTGCTCGTGCAGTGCGAGGCGGGACTGCTGTCGGTCACCGGTACCGCCGACGAGCCGGCCAAGGCGGGGATTCCGATCGCCGACATAGCCGCCGCGATGTACGCCTTCACCGGCCTGCTCACCGCGCTCTACGAGCGGCAACTCACGGGCGAGGGCAGCTCGTTCGAGGTTTCCATGCTCGACGCGCTGGGCGAGTGGATGGGATTCCCGTACTACTTCGCGACCTACGGCGGCACACCCCCGCCGCGCACCGGAGCCCGGCATGCGGCGATCGCGCCCTACGGACCGTACCGCGTGGGCGGCGGCGGTCAGGTGTTCGTGGGTGTGCAGAACGATCGGGAGTGGGCGGCGCTGTGCGAACGGGTACTCGGGCAGCCGGAGTTGATCGAGGATCCGGACTTTCGCACCAATTCGCTGCGGGTGGCGGCCAACAAGCGGCTGACCGCGCTGATCGAGGCGGCCTTCGCGGACCGTACGGCCGACGAGATCGTGGCGAGCCTGGACGCGGTCGGCATCGCCAACGCCCGCATGCGCACCGTCGCCGAATTCGCCGACCACCCGCAACTGGCCGCCCGCGACCGACTGCGCACCGTCGACTCCCCGGCGGGCCCGCTGCGCGCGCTGCTGCCGCCGGTCACGGTGGCCGGCCGCGAGCCGGCGATGGGCCCGATCCCGGCGGTCGGCGAGCACACGGCGGCGATCCTTCAGGAGTTGGGCTTCACCGAGCCGAAGGCGGCCCACGAGTAG
- a CDS encoding ArsR/SmtB family transcription factor has protein sequence MDSTARASDPDSVPRLAALAALLADETRAAVCLALLDRRAWTAGELARHCGVAPSTISEHLTRLVEGGLLVGERQGRHRYVRLADAGVARMVEDLAAYTTPATPRPAASLRAHSAGAALARGRTCYDHLAGRLGVAITDALTARGLLRQDAGFAITEAGLTWLTELGADLTASGKRPLARPCLDWTERRHHLAGTAGAELCRLLSSRGWTERVGTGRAVRATEAGRAELGRMLGIRAEDLEVTAGTAPA, from the coding sequence ATGGACTCGACCGCACGTGCCTCCGATCCGGATTCGGTGCCTCGCCTCGCCGCGCTCGCCGCGTTGCTCGCGGACGAGACGCGAGCGGCGGTGTGTCTGGCCCTGCTGGATCGGCGGGCCTGGACCGCCGGCGAGTTGGCCCGGCACTGCGGGGTCGCGCCGTCCACGATCAGCGAGCACCTGACCCGCCTCGTCGAAGGTGGCCTGCTGGTCGGGGAGCGGCAGGGACGGCACCGGTATGTGCGGTTGGCCGATGCGGGGGTGGCGCGGATGGTCGAGGACCTGGCCGCGTACACCACGCCGGCGACCCCTCGGCCGGCCGCGTCGCTGCGGGCGCACTCGGCCGGCGCGGCCCTGGCCCGGGGGCGTACCTGCTACGACCACCTGGCCGGCCGCCTCGGCGTGGCGATCACCGACGCGCTCACCGCCCGGGGCCTGCTGCGCCAGGACGCCGGCTTCGCGATCACCGAGGCGGGCCTGACCTGGCTCACGGAATTGGGCGCCGACCTCACCGCATCGGGCAAACGTCCACTGGCCCGCCCCTGCCTGGACTGGACCGAGCGCCGCCACCACCTGGCCGGCACCGCCGGCGCCGAACTGTGCCGACTTCTGTCGTCCCGGGGCTGGACCGAACGTGTCGGCACGGGCCGCGCGGTCCGCGCCACCGAGGCCGGGCGCGCCGAACTGGGCCGGATGCTGGGCATCCGGGCGGAGGACCTCGAGGTGACGGCGGGCACGGCTCCGGCCTGA
- a CDS encoding GlxA family transcriptional regulator — MRAVHRIAVVAVPPVTTFDLSIPELVLGAVELADGAPGYEVRVCTADPGAVVGTGSLDIVVPHGLDTIDTADTVVVTGTGARADADPRILTTLRTAAAAGKRVASICTGAFVLAQAGLLDGRAATTYWTMTDEFRRRFPAVDLRPDVLYVEDGPILTSAGLSAGIDLCLHLIRTDHGAAIANTVARLVVAAPVRPGGQAQFIETPLPAETGVSLAETRAWALARLDRPLTLADLAAHANTSVRTLTRRFHAEAGLSPLQWLLHQRIDRARELLESTNLTMEQVAHNSGIGTTDSLRKHLLRRTGLTPSGYRAAFTRM; from the coding sequence ATGCGTGCCGTCCATCGAATAGCCGTCGTGGCCGTGCCGCCGGTGACCACTTTCGACCTGTCCATCCCGGAGTTGGTGCTCGGCGCCGTCGAACTGGCAGACGGCGCGCCCGGATACGAGGTGCGGGTGTGCACCGCCGACCCCGGCGCCGTCGTCGGCACCGGCAGCCTCGACATCGTGGTGCCGCACGGCCTGGACACGATCGACACCGCCGACACGGTCGTGGTCACCGGCACCGGAGCCCGCGCCGACGCCGACCCGAGGATCCTGACCACGCTGCGCACCGCCGCCGCGGCCGGCAAGCGCGTCGCGTCGATCTGTACCGGCGCCTTCGTGCTGGCCCAGGCCGGCCTGCTCGACGGGCGCGCGGCCACCACGTACTGGACCATGACCGACGAGTTCCGCCGCCGCTTCCCGGCCGTCGACCTGCGCCCCGACGTGCTGTACGTCGAGGACGGGCCGATCCTGACCTCCGCCGGCCTGTCCGCCGGCATCGACCTGTGCCTGCACCTGATCCGCACCGACCACGGCGCGGCGATCGCCAACACCGTCGCCCGCCTGGTCGTCGCGGCCCCGGTCCGCCCGGGCGGCCAGGCCCAGTTCATCGAAACGCCCCTTCCGGCGGAGACCGGCGTATCGCTTGCCGAGACCCGCGCCTGGGCCCTGGCCCGACTCGACCGCCCGCTCACCCTGGCCGACCTCGCCGCCCACGCGAACACCAGCGTGCGCACCCTCACCCGCCGCTTCCACGCCGAGGCCGGCCTCAGCCCCCTGCAATGGCTCCTCCACCAACGCATCGACCGGGCCCGGGAGTTGCTGGAATCGACGAACCTGACCATGGAACAGGTCGCGCACAACAGCGGCATCGGCACCACGGATTCACTGCGCAAACACCTCCTGCGCCGCACCGGCTTGACGCCCAGCGGCTATCGAGCGGCCTTCACGCGCATGTGA